A window of the Verrucomicrobiota bacterium genome harbors these coding sequences:
- a CDS encoding TrkA family potassium uptake protein has protein sequence MKCAVIGLGEFGRAAAVGLAQNGVEVIAVDIDMEHVNAIKDQVALAVRLDASQEEALAAHGIGDVDVLLAAIGANFEAQVLVVVHAKQLGIKKIVARATTPDHRRVLKAVGANEVLNPEEEAARWMVQRLVITNISSYFELAEGFSIVEVNAPPGIVGKSLGELNLRRRFRINLVAIKRMETTASGERQLKGINPVPMPNEIIHSNDVLALVGSVLDLANFMSEYGNATTDERE, from the coding sequence ATGAAATGCGCTGTCATTGGATTGGGTGAATTTGGCCGCGCCGCCGCCGTCGGGTTGGCCCAAAACGGCGTCGAAGTCATCGCCGTGGACATTGACATGGAACACGTCAACGCCATCAAGGACCAGGTCGCGCTGGCGGTGCGGTTGGACGCCAGCCAGGAAGAGGCGCTCGCCGCTCACGGCATCGGAGACGTGGACGTGCTTCTGGCGGCGATTGGAGCGAATTTCGAGGCCCAGGTCCTGGTGGTCGTGCATGCCAAGCAGCTTGGCATCAAGAAAATCGTCGCGCGCGCGACGACGCCGGATCATCGGCGCGTCCTCAAGGCCGTGGGCGCGAACGAAGTGCTGAATCCGGAGGAAGAAGCGGCCCGCTGGATGGTGCAGCGGTTGGTGATTACCAACATCTCCAGTTACTTCGAATTGGCGGAAGGATTCAGCATTGTCGAGGTCAACGCTCCGCCGGGAATCGTGGGCAAGAGCCTGGGGGAGCTGAATCTGCGGCGACGTTTCCGCATCAATCTGGTGGCGATCAAACGGATGGAAACCACGGCGAGCGGTGAAAGACAGCTCAAGGGCATCAATCCCGTCCCCATGCCCAACGAGATCATTCACTCCAACGACGTGCTGGCGTTGGTCGGGAGTGTGCTGGATCTGGCCAACTTCATGAGCGAATACGGCAATGCAACCACGGATGAACGCGAATGA